Proteins from a genomic interval of Kitasatospora kifunensis:
- a CDS encoding IS6 family transposase, which translates to MPSAPPSYKGDRYPVEVISHCVWLYFRFPLSCREVEEMMLQRGVIVSYETIRRWCLKFGQAYANALRRRRPRPGDKWHLDEVFIRINGEQKYLWRAVDRDGNVLDILVQNRRDKAAARRFFRNLLKKTTTVPRVIVTDKLRSYSAAHREVMPSVEHRSHKGPNNRAENSHQPTRQRERAMKGFRSVGGAQRFLAAFSGISPHFRSGRHKRTAPDHRLEMTVRFTIWDQITGVASLPATA; encoded by the coding sequence CGTCCGCGCCGCCGTCGTACAAGGGCGACCGGTACCCGGTCGAGGTCATCTCCCACTGCGTATGGCTGTACTTCCGTTTCCCCCTCTCCTGCCGGGAGGTCGAGGAGATGATGCTCCAGCGCGGCGTCATCGTCTCCTACGAGACGATCCGGCGCTGGTGCCTCAAGTTCGGCCAGGCCTACGCCAACGCACTGCGCCGTCGGCGTCCGCGCCCCGGCGACAAGTGGCACCTCGACGAGGTCTTCATCAGGATCAACGGCGAGCAGAAGTACCTGTGGCGCGCCGTCGACCGGGACGGCAACGTGCTCGACATCCTGGTCCAGAACAGGCGGGACAAGGCCGCGGCCAGGCGCTTCTTCCGCAATCTCCTCAAGAAGACGACCACCGTGCCGCGGGTGATCGTCACCGACAAGCTCCGCTCCTACAGCGCCGCCCACCGCGAGGTGATGCCCTCGGTGGAGCACCGCTCCCACAAGGGCCCGAACAACCGGGCCGAGAACTCCCACCAGCCGACGAGGCAACGCGAACGCGCCATGAAGGGCTTCCGCAGCGTCGGCGGAGCACAGCGATTCCTGGCCGCCTTCAGCGGTATCTCACCCCACTTCCGATCCGGCCGCCACAAGCGCACCGCACCCGACCACCGCCTCGAGATGACCGTCCGCTTCACGATCTGGGACCAGATCACCGGCGTCGCCAGCCTGCCCGCCACGGCCTGA